A portion of the Juglans microcarpa x Juglans regia isolate MS1-56 chromosome 1D, Jm3101_v1.0, whole genome shotgun sequence genome contains these proteins:
- the LOC121265724 gene encoding peroxidase 10-like, with amino-acid sequence MNPGQNPDQVGPGQTRAGTRVYPGAHTIGFTQCFTFKSSLIKFADGKPDPTLDASLLQTLHSTCPEDDADSDTKMSPLDSVTENKFDNIYYKNLVNNSRLLQSDQALMRDNKTASMVINYSKFPYLFCRDFAASMVKMANIGVLTGEWRD; translated from the exons ATGAACCCGGGCCAGAACCCAGACCAGGTTGGTCCGGGTCAGacccgggccggaacccggGTGTATCCAG GTGCGCACACTATTGGGTTCACTCAATGCTTTACATTCAAGTCAAGTCTCATCAAATTTGCTGATGGTAAACCTGATCCAACACTAGATGCATCCCTCCTACAAACTTTGCATAGCACATGCCCAGAAGATGATGCTGATTCTGACACCAAAATGTCTCCCTTGGATTCAGTCactgaaaataaatttgataacaTCTATTACAAAAACCTTGTGAATAATTCTAGGCTACTTCAGTCAGACCAAGCTCTTATGAGGGACAATAAAACCGCTTCAATGGTCATTAACTATAGCAAGTTCCCTTATCTTTTCTGCAGGGATTTTGCAGCATCAATGGTGAAGATGGCCAACATAGGTGTGCTTACAGGAGAGTGGAGAGATTAG
- the LOC121239887 gene encoding Werner Syndrome-like exonuclease, producing MFTSNYGNSTITFNPITSKYSINFAGKTIETTVTDKASIVDEWVREMLSICGGKAVVVGLDIEWRPHPIRSMSNKSATLQLCIDQKCLIIQLFYLDYNPQSIKSFLMDSNFTFVGIEVADDIAKLQNEYGLGCSKSADIRELAKRKWPGRFRRPGLKDLALEVVGLYMRKPKHVCMSNWEARLLTESQVEYACIDAYASYRIGHKLLHEI from the coding sequence ATGTTTACATCTAATTACGGCAATTCCACCATAACTTTCAATCCCATCACCTCCAAATACTCGATCAACTTTGCCGGGAAAACCATAGAAACAACCGTCACAGACAAAGCTAGCATCGTAGATGAATGGGTTCGGGAAATGCTTTCAATATGTGGCGGAAAAGCCGTTGTTGTGGGCTTAGACATTGAATGGAGGCCGCATCCGATACGTTCGATGAGCAACAAGTCGGCGACGCTTCAACTTTGCATAGACCAAAAGTGCCTGATCATTCAACTATTCTACCTGGACTACAACCCACAATCCATAAAGAGCTTTCTGATGGACTCGAACTTCACTTTTGTGGGGATTGAGGTAGCGGATGACATAGCAAAGCTCCAAAACGAGTATGGACTTGGGTGTAGCAAAAGCGCGGATATCAGGGAGCTGGCAAAGAGAAAATGGCCAGGACGGTTTAGAAGGCCTGGGCTGAAGGACCTGGCTTTGGAAGTTGTGGGTCTTTATATGAGGAAGCCCAAGCATGTGTGCATGAGTAACTGGGAGGCACGGCTGCTCACCGAAAGTCAAGTTGAGTACGCATGCATCGATGCCTATGCCTCTTATAGGATTGGCCACAAGCTTCTCCATGAGATCTGA